The genomic stretch GGTTGAATCGCAAGGACGGACATGAGCGCGTCCTCGGGTGTTCGGCCGTAAGCTACGTCGAGGTCGACGCCAGCGGTGATTTTTTCCATCTGACGATCCCTCTCCTGCCGTCCACTAAACGTTATCGCGCGACGGTCTCGGATGTGTCGGCCGGTCGACAGTACCGCACAGTTGTACATGAGATCTCTCCCCCGCGCCCCCCGCCCCCCACGGGGTTACACAGGCGAAGATCCGCAACCACGGTTTTGTACATCAACTCGCGAATCCGATGTGCAACTTCCGACGCTGACCGTCCCAATTCACTCCAACGTCACAATCAGATGATTCGAAGAGAGGTTATCGGGCCTGGTTGAGGCAGTTAGTACCTCGATCTAAGCCACTTTCCGAGATCGATGTGCAAAATGAACCATGCGGATAAACACTGACGGGAAGTATGCCTGGCGCACTGATCTCTACGACCGCGTCGGCGAACAATTGGGGGAGAACACGCGTTCGGGGGCGATTGACGCTAGTTGTAAGTTTACCCACGAAATGCTCGCGAACCTCGAAGCCGCCACCGACCACTCGGATATGACCGAGGACCTAGCCCGAACGTTGTCGACGAGTTCGGTCGAGATCGAGTACCGAATCGAGTCGGGGGTAAGAATAAAGGACTAATCTGATTCTCGCGATGCGGCCGAGCGCATCAAGAACGCGACGCCGTTCGATCCGTTCGCCCGTTAGGCACACGCCGATAGATGCAACTCTGGCGGACACTACCGACGTATTTGATAGGGACGTTAGCTGTGCCTGAGTGGGATTACAGTACTCCATGCGTGGATTTTGGATCGTGGGCTTGGGATCGTAGTAGTCGACTCTCCCTCTCCGGCACCGTGTTAATATAAGACATATACACAAATTAATATCATTAAGTGTTTATGGGTGAGCTTTATATATCCAATCAGCGTTGATTCGGGTACACACAATGAGCCCGGAACTACTCACCCAGAAGGCAACCGCGACCAACGACCCACTCCCTGCTGAACTCGACTCAGGAAATTCCAAACTCGTCTACCTGTATCTCAGTATCGTCGAGGAAGCAACAGTCGACGACCTCCAAGCGGCACTGGACATCCAGCAGCTCACGTTGTTCCCCACGCTGAGAACGCTTGAAGGCGAGGATCTCATCGAGCGCACCGG from Halalkalicoccus tibetensis encodes the following:
- a CDS encoding TrmB family transcriptional regulator, with amino-acid sequence MSPELLTQKATATNDPLPAELDSGNSKLVYLYLSIVEEATVDDLQAALDIQQLTLFPTLRTLEGEDLIERTGETVTIAA